One window of Papaver somniferum cultivar HN1 chromosome 9, ASM357369v1, whole genome shotgun sequence genomic DNA carries:
- the LOC113310164 gene encoding uncharacterized protein LOC113310164 yields MSPYLLIAPENLLAPMITCFAQMEAAKIAYMRNCWLARKEPHPCDVFKAKLLKNLKGHASTVRTESKKVLNCFLLRTKEASSGAAKVQRKHFETVEELRRKLLLKDENKSDEQAEKSKEKNTENKKKG; encoded by the exons ATGAGCCCTTATTTACTAATTGCACCTGAGAATTTATTGGCACCCATGATTACATGTTTTGCACAg ATGGAAGCTGCAAAGATTGCTTACATGAGAAACTGCTGGCTTGCAAGAAAGGAACCACATCCATGTGATGTCTTTAAGGCTAAGCTGTTGAAGAACTTGAAAGGCCATGCCTCTACTGTAAGGACTgaatctaaaaag GTTCTGAACTGTTTTCTGCTGAGGACCAAGGAGGCATCCTCAGGTGCAGCCAAG GTGCAGAGGAAGCACTTTGAGACTGTAGAAGAACTTCGTAGGAAGCTACTGCTCAAGGACGAGAATAAATCCGATGAACAGGCTGAGAAGAGCAAGGAGAAGAACACCGAGAACAAGAAGAAAGGTTGA
- the LOC113313654 gene encoding ataxin-3 homolog: MEVGGGGSNGGLLYHEVQESKLCAVHCVNTVLQGPYFSEFDLAALASDLDSKERQMMLEGESVTEDFLRFDSEESHNVSMDGDFSIQVLQKALEVWDLQVIPLNCPVAEPAQVDPELENAFICHLQDHWFSIRKVNGEWYNFNSLYAAPEHLSRFYLSAYLDSLKGSGWSIFLVRGSFPKDCSISTSEASGFGQWLTPEDAQRITKSCITSQSGTHTTRAPTQPIASSYQPFREERSLSDMENDDLQAAIAASLMDSAPPAFTAENVDVIPPPAPVAVAASLVDSGPPAFTTENVNVVPPAAPAPAASATTVTTDVVPEDKGAK, translated from the exons ATGGAAGTAGGAGGAGGAGGTAGTAATGGAGGTTTGTTATACCATGAAGTACAGGAATCAAAACTATGTGCCGTACATTGTGTAAACACAGTATTACAAGGGCCATACTTTTCTGAATTCGATTTAGCTGCACTTGCTTCTGATCTTGATTCCAAAGAAAGACAGATGATGCTTGAAGGTGAATCAGTTACTGAAGATTTTCTTAGATTTGATTCCGAAGAATCTCATAATGTTTCAATGGATGGTGATTTTAGTATTCAG GTTTTACAGAAGGCGTTGGAGGTGTGGGATTTGCAAGTCATTCCTCTAAACTGCCCGGTTGCAGAGCCAGCACAAGTTGATCCGGAACTGGAAAATGCCTTCATCTGTCACTTGCAGGACCATTGGTTCTCCATCAGGAAAGTAAATGGGGAGTGGTATAACTTCAATAGTCTTTATGCTGCTCCAGAGCATCTCTCTAGGTTCTATCTCTCAGCTTACCTCGACAGTCTCAAAGGATCTGGCTGGAGTATATTCCTTGTCAGAGGGAGCTTCCCGAAAGACTGCTCAATCTCAACTTCAGAGGCTAGCGGTTTTGGGCAGTGGCTCACGCCAGAAGATGCCCAGAGGATCACTAAATCCTGCATTACTTCCCAGTCTGGAACTCACACGACGAGGGCTCCAACTCAGCCCATTGCTAGTTCTTATCAACCTTTTAGGGAAGAACGAAGCCTTTCAGACATGGAAAATGATGATCTTCAAGCTGCCATTGCAGCTAGTTTGATGGATTCTGCACCCCCTGCTTTCACTGCTGAAAATGTTGATGTTATTCCTCCTCCTGCTCCAGTTGCCGTTGCAGCTAGTTTGGTGGATTCTGGCCCCCCTGCCTTCACTACTGAAAACGTCAATGTTGTTCCTCCAGCAGCTCCAGCTCCAGCTGCCAGTGCCACCACCGTAACAACTGATGTTGTACCTGAAGATAAAGGAGCCAAATAG